The Candidatus Hydrogenedentota bacterium genome includes a window with the following:
- a CDS encoding RimK/LysX family protein codes for MEKRPGAKTIIGWSEYISFPDWDIHALKAKVDTGARTSALHVEDLKVCAPGWVEFYVVLTTKGARHRRRVRAEVVKWARVRSSTGDYRRRCFVKTHVKIGTTLKEIEISLVSREKMLFRMLLGRKALEKDFVVDVSKRSMLGKPRPRHDAGHGGHVALGAHEPE; via the coding sequence TTGGAGAAGCGGCCAGGCGCTAAGACGATCATCGGTTGGTCGGAGTATATCTCCTTTCCGGATTGGGACATTCACGCGCTGAAGGCGAAAGTGGACACGGGTGCGCGAACGAGCGCGCTGCATGTGGAGGATCTGAAGGTCTGCGCGCCGGGTTGGGTGGAGTTTTATGTCGTGCTGACGACGAAGGGCGCGAGGCACCGGCGCCGGGTCCGGGCGGAGGTGGTGAAATGGGCCCGGGTGCGCTCGAGCACGGGGGACTACCGGCGGCGCTGTTTCGTGAAAACCCACGTCAAAATCGGGACGACGCTCAAGGAAATCGAGATCTCGCTGGTTTCCAGGGAAAAAATGCTGTTTCGGATGTTGCTCGGGCGGAAGGCCCTGGAGAAGGATTTTGTTGTTGATGTCAGCAAGCGAAGTATGTTGGGCAAGCCGCGGCCGCGCCACGATGCCGGGCATGGCGGCCACGTTGCCCTCGGGGCGCATGAGCCGGAGTAA
- the modA gene encoding molybdate ABC transporter substrate-binding protein has translation MFVLLGVVEGGCAASGGNEVVRVAVASNFTSVQETLAARFTAETGIPVESSYGATGALYSQIAHGAPFAILLAADAERPARLETEGAAVAGSRFTYALGALVLFGPDGMEGGAGALRAGAFTRLAICKPELAPYGAAARQALERLVGWDAVAPKLVLGDNVTQTYQFVATGSAELGFVALSQVLDRPASHYWRVPDDLYDPIRQDAVLLRAGAGSDGARRYLVFLQSPEARGIIEAAGYRVPEPAR, from the coding sequence ATTTTCGTCCTGCTGGGGGTTGTTGAGGGGGGGTGCGCGGCGTCCGGCGGCAATGAGGTTGTGCGTGTGGCGGTGGCCTCAAATTTCACGTCGGTTCAGGAAACGCTGGCCGCGCGGTTTACCGCGGAGACAGGTATTCCGGTGGAATCAAGCTACGGGGCAACCGGCGCGCTGTACAGCCAGATAGCGCATGGCGCGCCCTTCGCCATTTTGCTGGCGGCGGACGCGGAACGCCCCGCTCGGCTGGAGACCGAGGGCGCGGCGGTCGCCGGCAGCCGGTTCACCTATGCACTGGGCGCCCTGGTGCTGTTCGGTCCCGACGGGATGGAAGGCGGCGCGGGGGCCTTGCGCGCGGGCGCATTTACACGCCTGGCGATCTGCAAGCCGGAACTGGCTCCCTACGGCGCCGCGGCGCGCCAGGCCCTGGAGCGGCTGGTTGGCTGGGATGCCGTGGCGCCGAAACTCGTGCTGGGGGACAATGTGACCCAGACGTATCAGTTTGTCGCCACGGGCAGCGCGGAGCTGGGCTTCGTGGCCCTGTCGCAGGTGCTCGACCGGCCGGCATCGCACTACTGGCGCGTGCCGGACGATCTGTACGATCCGATCCGCCAGGACGCGGTGCTGTTGCGCGCGGGCGCCGGATCGGACGGGGCGCGGCGCTACCTGGTGTTCCTCCAATCGCCGGAGGCGCGCGGGATTATCGAGGCGGCGGGCTATCGCGTCCCCGAACCGGCGCGGTAG
- the modB gene encoding molybdate ABC transporter permease subunit — protein MDWQAIGVTLKLAAVTTVLLLLIATPLAWWLERRRTWARTVVETLVAMPLVLPPTVLGFYLLVLLGPKGWIGGAWESLGGQRLVFSFPGLVIGSVVYSLPFVVQPIQNAFAAIGPRPLEVAATLGASPLDRFLTVSLPLARRGLLTAAVLGFAHTVGEFGVVLMLGGSIPGETKVVSIAVYERVEALDFAAAHGMAGLLVAFSFTVLFFVYALNRNARPAP, from the coding sequence ATGGACTGGCAGGCAATTGGCGTCACCCTGAAACTGGCCGCGGTCACGACCGTGCTGCTGCTGCTGATCGCCACGCCCCTGGCGTGGTGGCTCGAACGGCGCCGCACCTGGGCGCGGACGGTGGTGGAGACCCTGGTGGCGATGCCGCTGGTGCTTCCGCCCACGGTGCTCGGCTTTTACCTTCTCGTGCTGCTCGGACCGAAGGGCTGGATCGGAGGGGCCTGGGAATCGCTCGGAGGGCAGCGGCTCGTCTTCTCCTTTCCCGGGCTCGTCATCGGGTCGGTCGTCTATTCACTGCCCTTTGTGGTGCAGCCGATCCAGAATGCCTTCGCCGCGATCGGGCCGCGCCCGCTCGAAGTGGCGGCCACCCTCGGCGCTTCGCCCCTGGACCGTTTCCTGACGGTCTCCCTGCCTCTCGCCCGCCGCGGACTGCTCACGGCGGCGGTGCTCGGCTTTGCGCATACCGTGGGCGAGTTCGGCGTCGTGCTGATGCTCGGCGGAAGCATTCCAGGGGAGACCAAGGTGGTGTCCATCGCGGTATACGAGCGCGTGGAGGCCCTCGACTTCGCCGCCGCGCACGGTATGGCCGGCCTGCTGGTGGCCTTTTCCTTTACGGTGCTTTTCTTCGTGTACGCATTGAACCGCAACGCCAGGCCCGCGCCATGA
- the modC gene encoding molybdenum ABC transporter ATP-binding protein, translated as MSGLTVDINLELPGFKLAARFDVPEVRVIGVFGPSGSGKTTLLRAVAGLERRARGHIRMRGETWLDSRAGVCVPAHKRRAGYVFQEPSLFPHLDVRGNLEYGLRRVPPGARQVAFDDAVDCLGIAALLSRSTAALSGGERQRVAMARAILTSPRLLLMDEPVASLDESSRAAVLPYVARLHDALGVPVMYVSHNVRELARLAHTVVRVEAGHATDAGATGPFLERLAHRPEEGGDAMALLEVTQVRHDAGYHLSEGQSPFGPLWMPGASRGTVRVQIRARDVSIGLHHDPESSVLNQWPAEVREIQAAGPGQMLVHLGPPGDPRGPGLVALITAKSRDALALAPGKLVYARVKGVQTVA; from the coding sequence ATGAGCGGGCTCACCGTCGACATTAACCTGGAGCTGCCCGGCTTCAAACTGGCGGCGCGCTTTGACGTGCCCGAGGTGCGCGTGATCGGGGTGTTCGGCCCCTCGGGATCCGGCAAGACCACCCTGCTCCGGGCCGTGGCCGGACTGGAGCGCCGCGCGCGCGGGCACATCCGGATGCGCGGGGAAACCTGGCTCGATTCGCGCGCGGGCGTGTGCGTGCCGGCGCACAAGCGGCGCGCCGGCTATGTGTTTCAGGAACCCAGTCTCTTTCCGCATCTCGACGTACGCGGCAACCTGGAGTACGGGCTGCGGCGCGTACCGCCGGGCGCGCGCCAAGTTGCCTTCGACGACGCGGTGGATTGCCTGGGCATCGCGGCGCTCCTTTCCCGAAGCACGGCTGCGCTCTCGGGCGGCGAGCGGCAGCGCGTCGCCATGGCGCGAGCCATCCTGACGAGCCCGCGGCTTCTGCTGATGGACGAGCCCGTCGCCAGCCTGGACGAGTCGAGCCGCGCCGCGGTCCTGCCCTACGTCGCGCGGCTCCACGATGCGCTCGGTGTGCCGGTGATGTACGTGAGCCACAACGTCCGCGAGCTCGCCCGCCTGGCGCATACCGTGGTGCGCGTGGAGGCGGGCCACGCGACGGACGCCGGCGCGACCGGGCCCTTCCTGGAGCGGCTGGCTCACCGGCCGGAGGAGGGCGGCGACGCCATGGCCCTCCTGGAAGTCACGCAGGTGCGCCACGATGCCGGTTACCACCTGAGCGAAGGCCAGTCGCCCTTTGGTCCGCTGTGGATGCCGGGCGCTTCCCGGGGAACCGTGCGGGTGCAGATTCGCGCCCGGGATGTCTCCATCGGCCTCCACCACGATCCGGAAAGCAGTGTACTCAATCAATGGCCCGCCGAGGTGCGCGAAATCCAGGCGGCGGGCCCCGGACAAATGCTCGTGCACCTCGGCCCGCCCGGCGATCCCCGAGGCCCCGGTCTGGTCGCCCTGATCACCGCCAAGTCCCGCGACGCGCTCGCGCTGGCCCCCGGGAAGCTCGTGTACGCCCGGGTCAAGGGCGTACAGACGGTGGCGTGA
- a CDS encoding dihydrodipicolinate synthase family protein, translating into MRFKVEGIISAMVTPFTAGGEYVDYDKVGPIAEHLASRGAEGLFPCGTTGEGHLCTTEERKTILEEVIAAVTKKTKVIAHTGAMDTATTVELTLHAQKSGAAAAAVVAPCFYGYDDSALFTFYRTVADAASGFPILLYNIPSCAKNALSAELISKLADACENIVGIKDSSGSMPFITRLIGQSKNGFAVINGSDEQGYQAILAGSKAVVSGSSNGYIDLYAEIYKQLQKGNLKKAWQAQVRLERACRLFIYGGGLAGLKEIMRHRTVDGGCVRPPQRELTAVEKKNIAKGLEEQGLI; encoded by the coding sequence ATGAGATTTAAGGTCGAAGGAATCATCTCCGCCATGGTCACGCCGTTTACGGCGGGCGGAGAGTACGTGGACTACGACAAAGTCGGGCCAATCGCGGAGCACCTGGCGTCCCGCGGCGCCGAGGGACTGTTCCCCTGCGGCACCACCGGCGAAGGCCACCTGTGCACCACCGAGGAGCGAAAGACCATCCTCGAAGAAGTGATCGCGGCGGTTACGAAGAAGACCAAGGTCATCGCGCATACCGGCGCCATGGACACCGCCACCACGGTGGAGTTGACGCTCCACGCGCAGAAGTCGGGCGCCGCCGCCGCCGCCGTGGTTGCGCCATGCTTCTACGGCTACGACGACAGCGCGCTGTTCACCTTCTACAGGACTGTGGCGGACGCGGCATCGGGCTTCCCGATTCTGCTCTACAACATTCCCAGCTGCGCGAAGAACGCCCTCTCCGCCGAACTCATCAGCAAGCTGGCGGACGCCTGCGAGAACATCGTTGGCATTAAGGACAGTTCCGGGAGCATGCCCTTCATAACCCGCCTCATCGGACAGAGCAAGAACGGCTTCGCCGTCATCAACGGATCCGACGAGCAGGGCTACCAAGCCATCCTCGCCGGTTCGAAGGCCGTGGTTTCCGGTTCCTCCAACGGCTACATCGATCTCTACGCCGAGATCTACAAGCAGCTGCAAAAAGGCAACCTCAAAAAGGCCTGGCAGGCACAGGTTCGCCTTGAGCGGGCGTGTCGGCTGTTTATCTACGGCGGCGGCCTGGCCGGGCTCAAGGAAATTATGCGCCACCGCACTGTCGACGGCGGCTGCGTCCGCCCGCCCCAGCGCGAGCTCACGGCGGTCGAGAAGAAGAACATCGCCAAAGGCCTCGAAGAACAGGGCCTGATCTAG
- a CDS encoding nucleotide pyrophosphohydrolase → MESLPHIDNTPESEREWHQALINLARYLRSPEGCPWDQKQTALSFARYHVEEGREYVEALEHGDAAHAREECGDALFTLLASVAAAEAEGLFTFESVLQCAHEKMVRRHDHVFGETRATTPEEAIEAWNQAKARERRPRED, encoded by the coding sequence ATGGAATCGCTACCCCACATCGACAACACCCCCGAATCCGAACGGGAGTGGCACCAGGCGCTCATTAACCTCGCCCGCTACCTCCGCAGCCCCGAGGGATGCCCTTGGGACCAGAAACAGACCGCCCTCTCGTTCGCCCGCTATCACGTCGAGGAAGGCCGGGAGTACGTCGAGGCCCTGGAGCACGGGGACGCCGCCCACGCCCGCGAGGAATGCGGAGACGCACTCTTCACCCTGCTCGCCAGCGTCGCCGCCGCCGAGGCGGAAGGCCTCTTCACCTTCGAAAGCGTGCTCCAATGCGCCCACGAAAAAATGGTGCGGCGCCACGACCACGTCTTCGGCGAAACCCGCGCCACCACCCCCGAAGAGGCGATCGAAGCCTGGAACCAGGCCAAAGCGCGCGAACGCCGCCCACGTGAGGACTGA
- a CDS encoding D-glycerate dehydrogenase, with translation MPRIFVTRRPPESAIAQLNGAFGAENVTVYPEDQPIPRAVLLREVKGADAVLSMLTEAMNAEVFDAAGPQLKIVANMAVGYNNIDVPAATARGIAVSNTPDVLTETTADLAFALILATARRLSESERFLRSGAWSSWSPTFMLGVDVYGKTLGIYGMGRIGQAVARRAAAFNMKVIYNNQTRLPEAEERELGVAYVDFPTLLAESDIVSPHCPLTDETRHVFNAEAFKAMKKSAVFVNTTRGPVVDEAALASALHAGEIFAAGLDVYEDEPKVHPDLLTVENIVLLPHIGSSTLETRSAMANLAAENIIAVLRGEKPPTGVN, from the coding sequence ATGCCCAGGATTTTCGTCACCCGCCGTCCGCCGGAGAGCGCCATCGCCCAGTTGAATGGGGCCTTTGGGGCCGAGAATGTGACTGTTTACCCCGAGGATCAACCGATCCCGCGGGCGGTCCTGCTGCGGGAGGTGAAGGGGGCGGACGCGGTGCTTTCCATGCTCACGGAGGCGATGAACGCGGAAGTGTTCGACGCGGCGGGGCCGCAGCTTAAGATCGTGGCGAACATGGCGGTCGGCTACAACAACATCGACGTGCCGGCGGCCACGGCGCGGGGCATCGCGGTGTCGAATACGCCGGATGTGCTCACGGAGACAACGGCGGACCTGGCCTTTGCGCTGATCCTCGCGACCGCGCGGCGCTTGAGCGAGTCGGAACGCTTTCTCCGGTCCGGAGCGTGGTCCAGCTGGTCCCCCACGTTCATGCTTGGCGTGGACGTCTACGGCAAAACCCTGGGCATCTACGGCATGGGGCGCATCGGCCAGGCGGTAGCCCGGCGCGCGGCAGCGTTTAACATGAAGGTGATCTATAACAACCAGACGCGGCTGCCCGAGGCCGAGGAGCGGGAACTCGGTGTCGCCTATGTGGACTTCCCCACGCTGCTGGCGGAATCGGATATCGTATCTCCCCACTGCCCGCTGACGGACGAAACACGGCACGTTTTCAATGCCGAGGCGTTCAAGGCCATGAAGAAAAGCGCGGTGTTCGTCAACACGACCCGCGGTCCCGTGGTGGACGAAGCGGCGCTGGCGTCGGCGCTTCACGCGGGCGAGATTTTCGCGGCCGGGCTGGATGTCTATGAGGACGAGCCGAAAGTACACCCCGACCTGCTGACGGTGGAGAACATCGTGCTCCTCCCCCACATCGGCAGCTCCACGCTGGAAACGCGATCGGCCATGGCCAACCTGGCGGCGGAGAATATTATTGCCGTGCTGCGGGGCGAGAAGCCGCCGACGGGGGTGAATTGA
- a CDS encoding Gfo/Idh/MocA family oxidoreductase — translation MHLSRRGFLAASSGLAAAATAGGPPEKKYKACIIGDSTLGGYGHQIHNAFAFREDVAIVGLADPDEKGRARYGNEVGAARAYADYREMLDKERPDLVAIGPRTTVKHRDYLLACAEVGAHGFIEKPLCDRLDAGDEMIAAADAKNLKWAIAYNFRGMPLVQRAKNLVSEGLIGTVLEARGRGKEDHRAGGEDLIVLGTHVLDLMRFFMGASPEWCAADITVDGRAATPADVRDATEPLGPIVGDRVHAMYGFPGGAVGYFDSMKNPDGNGGRFGIDLYGSRGVLSIRIPKGDETVRVGWLDESSWAPVGKEATWRPLPDSPAVEPAIPPAARNRIITDDLIAAIEEDRRPAYSVHDGLASWEMIQAAFDACVQGGRVTLPLAARTHPLKRWG, via the coding sequence ATGCATCTCAGCCGGCGGGGATTTCTTGCGGCGTCCTCTGGTCTTGCGGCAGCCGCGACGGCGGGCGGGCCACCAGAGAAGAAATACAAGGCCTGTATCATCGGCGACAGCACCCTGGGCGGTTACGGGCACCAGATTCATAACGCTTTTGCTTTTCGGGAGGATGTGGCTATTGTGGGGCTGGCGGATCCCGACGAGAAGGGCCGGGCGCGCTACGGCAACGAAGTGGGCGCGGCGCGCGCTTACGCGGACTATCGCGAGATGCTCGACAAGGAGCGGCCCGACCTCGTCGCCATCGGGCCCCGTACCACGGTGAAGCACCGGGACTACCTGCTGGCCTGCGCGGAGGTCGGCGCCCACGGGTTTATTGAGAAACCCCTTTGCGACCGCCTGGACGCCGGCGACGAAATGATAGCCGCGGCCGACGCGAAAAACCTGAAGTGGGCCATCGCGTATAACTTTCGCGGCATGCCACTGGTCCAGCGCGCGAAGAATCTGGTTTCCGAAGGACTCATCGGAACCGTACTGGAGGCCCGCGGGCGCGGCAAGGAAGACCATCGCGCCGGCGGCGAGGACCTGATTGTCCTCGGCACGCACGTGCTCGACCTGATGCGTTTCTTCATGGGCGCTTCACCGGAGTGGTGCGCCGCCGATATCACCGTCGATGGCCGCGCCGCCACCCCCGCGGATGTCCGCGACGCCACCGAGCCCCTCGGGCCGATTGTGGGCGACCGCGTCCACGCCATGTACGGCTTCCCGGGCGGGGCGGTCGGATACTTCGATTCCATGAAGAATCCAGACGGGAATGGCGGGCGCTTCGGCATCGACCTCTATGGGAGCCGTGGCGTGCTCTCGATTCGCATTCCCAAGGGGGATGAGACGGTGCGTGTGGGCTGGCTGGACGAATCGTCCTGGGCGCCGGTCGGGAAGGAAGCGACGTGGCGGCCCTTGCCGGACAGCCCGGCGGTCGAACCGGCCATACCGCCCGCCGCGCGCAACCGGATCATCACGGACGACCTCATCGCCGCGATCGAGGAAGACCGCCGGCCCGCATACAGCGTGCACGACGGCCTGGCGTCCTGGGAGATGATCCAGGCGGCCTTTGATGCCTGCGTCCAGGGCGGGCGGGTGACGCTGCCGCTGGCGGCGCGCACCCATCCGCTGAAGCGGTGGGGTTGA
- a CDS encoding IMP cyclohydrolase, giving the protein MYIGRIVSVVQTPAGQLGAVYRVSSRSFPNRTAVAGENKVAIVPKAGHEGDIHKNPYIAYNCVQVVCGGQVAVVTNGSQTDPIAEKIAQGMPVRDALALTSLALDFEKDDYNTPRISAVADKRDGSGWLAVVRHDGVEVRRLPLEPGRFFYVATYEENSISLAQSGAYDAASASGACEFILGQGVFAERTNPVTAVAALDNGAGFDLHAMDAAQG; this is encoded by the coding sequence ATGTATATCGGACGCATTGTGAGTGTTGTGCAGACGCCCGCGGGCCAGCTGGGCGCGGTATATCGCGTCTCCAGCCGTTCCTTTCCCAACCGCACGGCGGTGGCCGGCGAAAACAAGGTGGCCATTGTGCCGAAGGCGGGCCACGAGGGCGACATCCACAAGAATCCGTATATTGCGTATAACTGCGTTCAGGTCGTGTGCGGCGGCCAGGTGGCGGTCGTGACCAACGGATCGCAGACCGACCCCATCGCCGAGAAGATTGCCCAGGGCATGCCGGTGCGTGATGCGCTGGCCTTGACGAGCCTGGCGTTGGACTTTGAGAAGGACGACTACAACACCCCGCGAATCAGCGCGGTGGCCGACAAGCGCGACGGTTCGGGCTGGCTGGCGGTGGTCCGGCACGACGGCGTCGAAGTGCGCCGGTTGCCGCTGGAGCCGGGCAGGTTCTTTTATGTGGCGACCTATGAGGAAAACAGCATTTCCCTGGCGCAGTCCGGCGCGTATGACGCGGCCAGCGCGTCCGGGGCCTGCGAGTTTATCCTGGGTCAGGGCGTTTTTGCCGAGCGGACGAACCCCGTGACGGCGGTGGCGGCGCTGGACAACGGTGCGGGCTTTGACTTGCACGCGATGGACGCGGCGCAAGGCTGA
- a CDS encoding adenylosuccinate lyase — MNDVYTSPLVERFATREMAEIWSAQKKFSTWRRCWLALAEAEQELGLDITDEQIAELKAHLEDIDFEKAAAYERETRHDVMAHIHALGEIAPKAKPIIHLGATSCFVGDNTDLIQIRESLEIILAKAVAVLARLKDFALQWKDLPTLGFTHYQPAQVVTVGKRACLWAQDLAMDVEDLEDILARLRCRGVKGTTGTQASFMALFDGDSEKVRKLDQLVAEKLGFKSSYGVTGQTYPRKVDTLVLRVLAGIGESTHKFATDMRLLQNLKEIEEPFEKTQVGSSAMAYKRNPMRCERACALSRFLMVQPLHSEFTTATQWFERTLDDSAIRRLSLPESFLAADGVLNLYLNVMENPAVYPKVIEKHLWAELPFMVTENIIMAGVKKGGDRQELHEVIRTHSHAAGAVVKQEGKDNDLLERLAGDPAIGMTLEEIQDCIDLEELVGRAPMQVVEFIAGEIDPILARNAGRAGITSDVRV, encoded by the coding sequence ATGAACGACGTATACACCTCCCCCCTTGTGGAGCGCTTTGCGACGCGCGAAATGGCCGAGATCTGGAGCGCGCAGAAGAAATTCTCCACGTGGCGCCGCTGCTGGCTGGCGCTGGCGGAAGCGGAGCAGGAACTGGGCCTCGATATTACGGATGAGCAGATTGCGGAGTTGAAGGCGCATCTGGAGGACATCGATTTCGAGAAGGCGGCGGCCTACGAGCGGGAGACGCGCCACGATGTGATGGCGCACATTCACGCGCTGGGCGAGATCGCGCCGAAGGCGAAGCCCATTATCCACCTGGGCGCCACGAGCTGCTTTGTGGGGGACAACACCGATCTAATCCAGATCCGCGAGTCGCTGGAGATTATTCTGGCGAAGGCGGTGGCGGTGCTGGCGCGTCTCAAGGACTTCGCGCTTCAGTGGAAGGACCTCCCCACGCTGGGCTTCACCCACTACCAGCCGGCGCAGGTGGTCACGGTGGGCAAGCGCGCGTGCCTCTGGGCGCAGGACCTGGCTATGGACGTGGAAGATCTGGAGGACATCCTGGCGCGGCTGCGCTGCCGGGGCGTGAAGGGCACGACGGGCACCCAGGCCTCCTTCATGGCGCTGTTCGACGGCGATTCGGAAAAGGTGCGCAAGCTGGACCAGCTCGTGGCGGAGAAACTGGGTTTCAAAAGCTCCTACGGCGTCACGGGCCAGACCTACCCGCGCAAGGTGGACACGCTCGTGTTGCGCGTCCTCGCGGGCATCGGCGAGAGCACCCATAAGTTCGCCACGGACATGCGCCTGCTGCAGAACCTCAAGGAAATCGAGGAGCCCTTCGAAAAGACCCAGGTGGGCAGCTCGGCCATGGCCTACAAGCGCAATCCCATGCGCTGCGAGCGGGCGTGCGCCCTCTCCCGCTTTCTGATGGTGCAGCCGCTGCACAGCGAGTTCACCACGGCCACCCAGTGGTTCGAGCGGACGCTGGACGACTCCGCGATACGCCGCCTGAGCCTGCCGGAGTCCTTCCTGGCGGCCGACGGCGTGCTCAATCTCTACCTGAACGTCATGGAGAACCCGGCGGTTTATCCGAAGGTCATCGAGAAGCATCTCTGGGCGGAATTGCCCTTCATGGTCACCGAAAACATCATCATGGCCGGGGTGAAGAAGGGCGGCGATCGCCAGGAGCTTCACGAGGTCATCCGCACCCACAGCCACGCGGCCGGCGCGGTGGTCAAGCAGGAGGGCAAGGACAACGACCTGCTCGAACGCCTGGCCGGCGATCCCGCCATCGGCATGACCCTGGAAGAGATTCAGGACTGCATCGATCTCGAGGAGCTCGTCGGCCGCGCGCCGATGCAGGTGGTGGAGTTTATCGCGGGCGAGATCGATCCCATCCTGGCGCGCAACGCCGGCCGCGCGGGGATTACCTCCGACGTGCGGGTCTGA
- a CDS encoding diacylglycerol kinase family lipid kinase yields the protein MKTAAIVNPRAGHGRCERRWAACQGALRDAVGPLKYCPTEYPGHGSILARELLRAGYDHLISAGGDGTHFEVVNGWFEHGQAINPAARLTVLPMGTGSDLAKVLGIAPGLRGIAALRDAEAVLADAGCLTCATDPGGPARTFYFLNIAHFGIGGAACRYVNEHSKALGGFLSYLRAILVMLARYRAKAMHITLDGSIRLDGPALDFSVAKGCYDAGGLHLAPHARLDNGQFDCFHVGPIGFLDALRTLPKLYTGRLSERRDVVTYLRATRVEASADEAVEVEIDGEFVGYLPATVVLIPGAIQLTRARREG from the coding sequence ATGAAGACCGCCGCCATCGTGAACCCCCGCGCGGGGCACGGCCGCTGTGAGCGCCGCTGGGCCGCCTGCCAGGGCGCGCTGCGGGACGCGGTGGGTCCATTGAAGTATTGTCCGACCGAGTATCCGGGCCACGGCAGCATTCTCGCGCGGGAGTTGTTGCGCGCGGGTTACGACCACTTGATTTCGGCGGGTGGCGACGGGACGCACTTTGAAGTGGTGAACGGCTGGTTCGAGCATGGCCAGGCTATCAACCCCGCCGCGCGCCTCACGGTGCTCCCGATGGGCACGGGATCGGACCTGGCCAAAGTGCTGGGGATTGCTCCCGGACTTCGCGGGATCGCGGCGCTGCGGGACGCGGAGGCCGTTCTGGCGGATGCCGGTTGCCTGACCTGCGCCACGGACCCGGGCGGGCCGGCGCGCACCTTCTACTTCCTGAACATCGCGCATTTCGGTATTGGCGGGGCCGCGTGCCGCTACGTGAACGAGCACAGCAAGGCCCTGGGCGGTTTCCTGTCGTATCTGCGCGCGATCCTGGTTATGCTGGCGCGCTATCGCGCGAAGGCAATGCACATCACGCTGGACGGCTCCATTCGCTTGGACGGCCCCGCGCTGGATTTTTCCGTGGCGAAAGGGTGCTACGACGCGGGCGGATTGCACCTCGCCCCCCACGCCCGCCTGGACAACGGCCAGTTCGATTGCTTCCACGTGGGTCCGATCGGATTTCTGGACGCCCTGCGCACGCTGCCGAAGCTCTACACCGGGCGGTTGAGCGAGCGGCGCGACGTGGTGACATACCTGCGCGCGACCCGCGTCGAGGCCAGCGCCGATGAAGCGGTCGAGGTGGAAATCGACGGGGAATTCGTAGGCTATCTACCGGCGACGGTTGTGCTGATTCCCGGCGCAATTCAGCTTACCCGCGCGCGGCGAGAGGGGTAG